A window from Triticum aestivum cultivar Chinese Spring chromosome 6D, IWGSC CS RefSeq v2.1, whole genome shotgun sequence encodes these proteins:
- the LOC123145192 gene encoding growth-regulating factor 4, translating to MAMPYASLSPAGDRRSSPAATASLLPFCRSSPFSAGGGNGGMGEEARMDGRWMARPVPFTAAQYEELEHQALIYKYLVAGVPVPPDLVLPIRRGIESLAARFYHNPLAIGYGSYLGKKVDPEPGRCRRTDGKKWRCAKEAASDSKYCERHMHRGRNRSRKPVETQLVPHTQPPAASAVPPLATGFHSHSLYPAIGGSTNGGGGGGNNGMSMPSTFSSALGPPQQHMGSNAASPYAALGGAGTCKDFRYTAYGIRSLADEHSQLMTEAMNTSVENPWRLPPSSQTTSFPLSSYAPQLGATSDLGQNNNHNNSSSNSAVKSERQQPLSFPGCGDFGGGGMDSAKQENQTLRPFFDEWPKTRDSWSDLTDDNSSLASFSATQLSISIPMTSSDFSAASSQSPNGMLFAGEMY from the exons ATGGCGATGCCGTATGCCTCTCTTTCCCCGGCAGGCGACCGCCGCTCCTCCCCGGCCGccaccgcctccctcctccccttctGCCGCTCCTCCCCCTTCTCCGC CGGCGGCGGCAATGGCGGCATGGGGGAGGAGGCGCGGATGGACGGGAGGTGGATGGCGAGGCCGGTGCCCTTCACGGCGGCGCAGTACGAGGAGCTGGAGCACCAGGCGCTGATATACAAGTACCTGGTGGCCGGCGTGCCCGTCCCGCCGGATCTCGTGCTCCCCATCCGCCGCGGCATCGAATCCCTCGCCGCCCGCTTCTACCACAACCCCCTCGCCA TCGGGTACGGATCGTACCTAGGCAAGAAGGTGGATCCGGAGCCGGGCCGGTGCCGGCGCACGGACGGCAAGAAGTGGCGGTGCGCCAAGGAGGCCGCCTCCGATTCCAAGTATTGCGAGCGCCACATGCACCGCGGCCGCAACCGTTCAAGAAAGCCTGTGGAAACGCAGCTCGTCCCGCACACCCagccgccggccgcctccgccgTGCCGCCCCTCGCCACCGGCTTCCACAGCCACTCCCTCTACCCCGCCATCGGCGGCAGCACCAACGGTGGTGGAGGCGGGGGGAACAACGGCATGTCCATGCCCAGCACGTTCTCCTCCGCGCTGGGGCCGCCTCAGCAGCACATGGGCAGCAATGCCGCCTCTCCCTACGCggctctcggtggcgccggaacatgCAAAGATTTCAG GTATACCGCATATGGAATAAGATCTTTGGCAGACGAGCACAGTCAGCTCATGACAGAAGCCATGAATACCTCCGTGGAGAACCCATGGCGCCTGCCGCCGTCGTCTCAAACGACCTCATTCCCGCTTTCAAGCTACGCTCCTCAGCTTGGAGCAACGAGTGACCTGGGTCagaacaacaaccacaacaacagcagcagcaacagtgccGTCAAGTCCGAGCGGCAGCAGCCGCTCTCCTTCCCGGGGTGCGGCGACTTTGGCGGCGGCGGCATGGACTCCGCGAAGCAGGAGAACCAGACGCTGCGGCCGTTCTTCGACGAGTGGCCGAAGACGAGGGACTCGTGGTCGGACCTGACGGACGACAACTCCAGCCTCGCCTCCTTCTCGGCCACCCAGCTGTCGATCTCGATACCCATGACgtcctccgacttctccgccgccAGCTCCCAGTCGCCCAACGGTATGCTGTTCGCCGGCGAGATGTACTAG